One genomic segment of Arachis duranensis cultivar V14167 chromosome 4, aradu.V14167.gnm2.J7QH, whole genome shotgun sequence includes these proteins:
- the LOC107482825 gene encoding cysteine proteinase inhibitor 5, whose product MTRTNCLIVMLFLFCFAPLYSSVFADTATTRRGSASLMSPLIPVNLDVNEPEVIEIANFAVSEHNKRSNPMLKLSQILSCTKLYLTIGASYSLQLLAHDGFETLNYSARVFHQTSIFNSSYQLRSFELVPPPLQ is encoded by the coding sequence ATGACGAGAACTAATTGCCTTATTGTCATGCTCTTTCTCTTTTGCTTTGCTCCACTCTACTCCTCCGTCTTCGCCGACACAGCCACCACCCGGCGAGGGTCAGCATCGCTTATGAGTCCATTGATTCCTGTGAATTTGGATGTGAACGAACCAGAGGTGATTGAGATAGCGAATTTTGCAGTGAGCGAGCATAACAAGAGATCTAATCCGATGCTGAAACTATCACAGATCCTTAGTTGTACAAAATTATATCTCACAATTGGAGCCTCCTACTCCCTTCAGCTGCTGGCACATGATGGCTTCGAGACTCTCAACTACTCCGCTCGAGTATTTCATCAAACCTCCATCTTTAATTCCTCCTATCAACTCCGAAGCTTTGAACTTGTTCCTCCCCCTCTTCAGTAA